The Lytechinus variegatus isolate NC3 chromosome 11, Lvar_3.0, whole genome shotgun sequence genome contains the following window.
GCTTCCCAATCGACAAACCGAAAGCGACGTCGATCACCAGATTCGACACCGCCTCGAAATCGATGACCAAGGACATAAGGACATCCTTTCGTGACCACCTCCAGCTCCTCATCAGGCTCGCGGCGGTCATGGGCGATGCTCGACAGCGTTCCATCGGTGACACAGAGATTGAAGGAGACGTCGAGATGTCGGACGTTCGTGCAGTGCAGTGAAATGTAGGTGATCGTGTTCGATGTCATGTCGAAACATTCCCTTGCGATCACGGTGCGCAGCGAGTGGCAGGCACTCGCCAGGATGTTGAGACCGGGACCGTGGATGTCGAAACACCGTGACACGTCCACGTGCTCGAGGTATTGGTCACAGCCGCAAGCGATGAACTCCAGTCCGCGGTCAGTGATATCGTGGTTGTCGGCGATGTCGAGGTGTTGAAGAATTGGTAACCATCTACCAATGTGTTTTAATCCACGATCCTGGTGTATGAGAGAAACCAATTTACACTTAGGCCTAATAATAACGGAACTAAGCAAATGCGCAATTAAACGAGGTAATTCTTGGCCAAAATGGTAATAAATTTTGATGCTTGTAATGTTTTAATTCTCAATATAGCGATTGCAatctttattcaatttcaataaattacattttgtaGTTTCAAAATTTAGAATACAAAGATATTTTAACTGAAGAAGACTGGTTTCTAATTCCTTCACTTGAATCACCAACTTTACAATATTAACCATTTCAAGTGATATTAGAGTTACAACAAATTCTTGTGAACTGCAGGCCTAGATAAAATGTTGATGTCCACGTTGTCCATCAAACTTAAACCTTAAATCTTGTGACCAACTagattttgtattattattacttgttagaaatattaaaaatcattCGCTTAAACTAAGCTTAGTTTTCCAAGACGTTCGAGGAATGCGGATCTAACTCTTTTAGAGAATAAAACTTTTAATTTGATGCATCCAACTCACGTGGAGGGAGCAGTTACGAAGCTTGAGTGTGAGCAGCAAGGAACAGTTCATCACAATGGCTTCGATGTCAGCATCACCACATCGGCTTTGGCTGATGTCCAGATACTGTAAGGTCCGCAGGTGCTCTGTTAATCTGCAACCCCACAGGAAGCAGCGAAATTAATAGGCCCCACTTGGAGAAACAGTTGCGGGTTCGACAACATTAACAAGACTCATTAGTAGGTGACATTTGTGATTGAATTAAACGGCGCAATGTGGCGAATGAGCCAAAAGTTTCGGGGGCAGTGGCGTATGGAGCAACAGGTCCATATAGTCGCGAGAGGACAAAGCGGGTTGGtgatttcctttcttcttatttttaaagcaaatatGAACAAGCAGACTTGGCAGAATTTGGATGGCTCTTTGAAGGGTTTTCAGTTGGGGATTGGAGAATGCGTCTGTAAATGACGATTACCTTTAAAGTCTTTCATGAGGCTTTTCAGGTATGCCGTCTTAAGAAAGTTGAGACCCATGAGAGATTTTCACATTTAAGTGAGGCTTTTTAGCAGGGACATAAACCCCTGAACAAACAGACAaaaaacgcacacacaccctcacccacacaccctctcacacacacctatacatacaaacaaataaaaa
Protein-coding sequences here:
- the LOC121423576 gene encoding F-box/LRR-repeat protein 2-like; translated protein: MNCSLLLTLKLRNCSLHDRGLKHIGRWLPILQHLDIADNHDITDRGLEFIACGCDQYLEHVDVSRCFDIHGPGLNILASACHSLRTVIARECFDMTSNTITYISLHCTNVRHLDVSFNLCVTDGTLSSIAHDRREPDEELEVVTKGCPYVLGHRFRGGVESGDRRRFRFVDWEAKGNDEFVIWETNV